A genomic window from Nitrospirota bacterium includes:
- a CDS encoding pilus assembly protein PilP, producing the protein MKFSASFFAAIAFILFAFYGCKEQPAPPAKTAKPKAEAAAKTEPAAGQTPVAAQETPPEEGYVYQPGDRRDPFVPLIVTTKKTARKTAGRPGTLESYDIGEFTLLAVAKKGDQYYALLVTPDNRSFSVKRGTVIGYNNGKVEEITKNKVVLVEYSKDFKGDLQPKRITLEFQKER; encoded by the coding sequence ATGAAATTTTCAGCGTCTTTTTTTGCCGCGATAGCATTTATACTATTTGCCTTCTACGGCTGCAAGGAGCAGCCCGCTCCTCCCGCTAAGACAGCTAAGCCCAAGGCTGAGGCGGCCGCAAAAACAGAACCTGCCGCCGGGCAAACTCCGGTAGCTGCACAGGAGACCCCGCCGGAAGAAGGTTATGTGTACCAGCCGGGAGACAGGCGCGACCCTTTTGTGCCGCTCATAGTGACCACGAAAAAAACTGCGAGGAAGACTGCAGGGCGGCCCGGCACGCTTGAAAGCTATGATATAGGCGAATTCACGCTTCTGGCCGTTGCAAAAAAAGGAGACCAGTATTACGCGCTTCTTGTTACGCCTGACAACCGGTCCTTTTCAGTTAAAAGAGGGACCGTCATCGGTTATAACAATGGGAAGGTCGAAGAGATCACAAAAAATAAAGTAGTGTTAGTGGAATATTCGAAGGATTTTAAAGGTGACCTCCAGCCCAAGAGAATAACCTTAGAGTTTCAAAAGGAGAGATAG
- the pilQ gene encoding type IV pilus secretin PilQ yields MLIRKFFLLLTVFLICSQALYARAEEQASAKPEITGINVTDRNGTTEIEIKCSAPFNYTIYKPSDPYQLIVELQNTEPGQFNTKLTIDRAGVLDIVPVKEKGAVDVTKIMIALTVPVDVTPEYKDNALIIAFNNPEAGEAAKAEDKATEEAAPEAAKSDAEPIAQMEYSGDKISIDFQDADLTHIFRLISDISGYNIVVSPEVKGKFSMKLIDVPWDQALDVILRNYGLSKSVEGNIIRIAPTSVLAKEEEDIARAKESQEKSGDLVTRVYPINYAKVDEIKKAIDTAKLLTARGFISVDERTSSVIIKDVDKKHEEYTSIIKALDVPTPQVNIDARIVEVTTNFSKELGIQWGALIKPSPQTQISGITTPLPGNVGSDGFFSSNPLLVNLPAAVGQGAGGSLGIGYISAKTLRALDIQLSAMEATGKGRIVSNPRVMTMDHQKAKILQGKKIPYQTTSQEGTQTAFVDAAIELTVTPHITPEGTILLTIEAKKNEADFSQVSFSGVPTINTNEVTTQVLIKDADTLALGGIFKTTISKNNAGVPALSRIPGLGWLFKTQKDVEDTTELLIFITPRIVK; encoded by the coding sequence ATGCTAATCAGAAAATTTTTTCTACTTCTAACGGTCTTTCTTATTTGCAGCCAGGCGCTCTATGCCCGGGCTGAAGAGCAGGCTTCGGCAAAACCGGAAATTACCGGGATAAATGTAACGGACAGGAACGGAACAACGGAGATCGAAATAAAATGCAGCGCCCCTTTCAATTATACAATCTACAAGCCGTCCGACCCGTATCAGCTTATAGTCGAACTGCAGAATACGGAGCCGGGCCAATTCAATACAAAGCTGACCATAGACAGGGCGGGAGTTCTGGATATAGTCCCTGTAAAGGAAAAAGGCGCTGTTGACGTTACGAAAATCATGATTGCGCTCACAGTGCCCGTTGACGTAACTCCCGAATACAAAGACAATGCCCTGATTATCGCCTTTAATAATCCCGAAGCAGGGGAAGCAGCCAAAGCAGAAGATAAAGCGACTGAAGAGGCCGCCCCCGAAGCTGCAAAATCCGACGCTGAACCGATTGCGCAAATGGAGTATTCAGGAGATAAAATATCCATCGATTTTCAGGACGCGGACCTTACACATATATTCAGGCTCATCTCAGACATAAGCGGATACAACATAGTCGTCAGCCCTGAAGTTAAGGGCAAGTTTTCAATGAAGCTCATTGACGTGCCGTGGGACCAGGCCCTCGATGTCATTCTAAGGAACTACGGTTTATCAAAATCCGTTGAAGGCAACATCATCCGCATAGCTCCGACCTCGGTGCTGGCCAAAGAAGAGGAGGACATTGCCAGGGCCAAAGAGTCCCAGGAAAAATCAGGAGACCTTGTTACAAGAGTTTATCCGATCAATTACGCCAAGGTTGATGAAATAAAAAAGGCGATTGACACTGCCAAGCTTCTAACAGCAAGGGGCTTCATCAGCGTTGATGAAAGGACCAGCTCTGTCATAATAAAAGACGTTGATAAAAAACATGAAGAATACACAAGCATCATAAAAGCGCTCGATGTGCCTACGCCTCAGGTGAATATTGACGCAAGAATAGTCGAGGTAACGACAAACTTTTCCAAAGAGCTCGGCATCCAGTGGGGCGCTCTTATAAAGCCTTCCCCTCAGACACAAATATCCGGCATCACTACTCCTTTGCCCGGCAATGTGGGCAGCGATGGCTTCTTTTCCAGTAACCCTTTGCTGGTAAATCTTCCCGCCGCTGTCGGCCAGGGGGCCGGAGGCTCATTAGGCATCGGCTATATAAGCGCCAAGACACTGAGGGCGCTCGATATCCAGCTTTCCGCCATGGAAGCCACAGGAAAAGGCAGGATAGTCTCCAACCCCAGGGTCATGACAATGGACCATCAAAAAGCAAAGATCCTGCAGGGCAAAAAGATACCTTACCAGACCACCTCTCAGGAAGGCACACAGACGGCCTTTGTTGATGCGGCCATTGAACTCACAGTAACACCGCATATTACTCCCGAAGGGACCATCCTTCTGACTATAGAGGCCAAGAAAAACGAGGCCGATTTCAGCCAGGTCTCTTTCAGCGGCGTGCCTACGATTAATACAAATGAGGTAACAACTCAGGTTTTGATAAAGGACGCTGATACCCTGGCGCTTGGAGGGATATTTAAAACTACCATTTCCAAAAATAATGCGGGCGTACCAGCTCTAAGCAGAATACCCGGCCTCGGATGGCTTTTTAAAACCCAGAAAGACGTTGAAGATACAACCGAACTGTTGATCTTCATAACGCCGAGGATCGTGAAGTAA
- a CDS encoding ABC transporter permease — protein MIILRYALKTAFNSIWREKWINFLTVLSVSIGLSILCSFVMVSRNTDSVVQRWAKSFGMVVYLDKKVDPGREESLKQHFQRDTDIVEVKYISRDKALDEVKHTLGSDALILEGLDENPLPASLELTLKSDLLDPALAGKKAAHIKQMQGVEEVQYGEKWLSSLYAISKAMKVGTLFFGCAVFAAITFITFSTIKIFFYRRKDEIETLKLLGATKIFIRLPFLIEGIFIGLIGGIISVALISAASSFASLKIVEFMPSMKSNLTSLPLSAYIEIPLAGAFLSVAGSFIAVGKIKY, from the coding sequence GTGATAATCCTAAGGTATGCTCTGAAGACCGCATTTAACAGCATCTGGCGTGAAAAGTGGATCAACTTTCTCACGGTCCTTTCCGTCAGCATAGGGCTGTCAATACTCTGCTCATTCGTGATGGTATCGAGGAACACGGACTCGGTGGTGCAGCGCTGGGCCAAGAGCTTCGGCATGGTCGTATATTTGGACAAAAAGGTGGACCCGGGAAGGGAAGAATCGTTGAAACAACACTTCCAGCGGGACACCGATATCGTAGAAGTAAAATACATATCAAGGGACAAGGCCCTTGATGAAGTCAAACATACTTTGGGTTCTGACGCCCTCATCCTTGAAGGCCTTGACGAAAACCCGCTCCCGGCCTCTCTTGAACTTACATTAAAAAGCGACTTGCTGGACCCCGCGCTCGCCGGGAAAAAAGCGGCGCATATAAAACAGATGCAGGGTGTTGAGGAAGTCCAGTACGGAGAAAAATGGCTGTCGTCCCTGTACGCCATTTCAAAGGCCATGAAGGTGGGCACTTTATTTTTCGGGTGCGCGGTATTCGCGGCCATTACCTTCATAACTTTCAGCACCATCAAGATCTTCTTTTATAGAAGGAAGGACGAGATCGAGACGCTTAAATTGTTAGGCGCAACAAAGATATTCATCAGGCTTCCATTTCTTATTGAAGGTATTTTTATCGGCCTGATAGGGGGCATCATCAGCGTGGCGCTGATATCCGCAGCGTCTTCTTTTGCTTCTTTAAAGATAGTTGAGTTCATGCCGTCGATGAAATCAAACCTGACTTCTTTGCCGTTAAGCGCTTATATTGAAATCCCTCTTGCCGGGGCCTTTTTAAGCGTGGCGGGAAGTTTTATAGCAGTAGGGAAGATAAAGTATTAA
- a CDS encoding PilN domain-containing protein, whose protein sequence is MIRINLLPTKKALKIPPVFIYGTMATAALIVVLIMFTFYLFGKVSAMQTEISKKEKRLEELKIMIKEVQNYEKDNEEFRKKTEIIEQLKKNQIVPLRLLDEVSGMLPKGVWLTILNEKSGVTNIEGYAHTNNDLVTYVQNLKGSKYLTDVMLIESRQTTIDEFEVYKFKLTFKIRI, encoded by the coding sequence ATGATAAGGATCAATCTGCTTCCCACAAAAAAGGCATTGAAGATACCTCCTGTTTTTATTTACGGCACAATGGCGACCGCTGCCCTGATCGTAGTGCTGATTATGTTTACATTTTATTTATTCGGCAAGGTCTCCGCGATGCAGACCGAAATATCCAAAAAGGAAAAAAGGCTGGAAGAGTTAAAAATAATGATAAAGGAAGTCCAGAACTACGAGAAGGACAACGAGGAATTCAGGAAAAAAACCGAGATCATTGAACAACTGAAAAAGAACCAGATCGTGCCCTTGCGGCTGCTCGACGAGGTAAGCGGAATGCTCCCCAAGGGCGTATGGCTGACCATCCTTAACGAAAAGAGCGGCGTTACAAATATAGAAGGCTACGCGCATACAAACAACGATCTTGTCACTTATGTCCAGAACCTGAAGGGTTCGAAATATTTGACAGACGTCATGCTGATCGAATCGCGGCAGACCACAATTGATGAGTTTGAGGTGTATAAATTTAAACTCACTTTTAAAATCAGGATATAG
- the pilO gene encoding type 4a pilus biogenesis protein PilO: protein MTATNIINRLKNLSSRMQLVIAILPSLLLLILFVFLVLLPKNSEIKILDTKLTKLNQEIQSSEAKVKKLDMLIAENKLLKAKLAKLQEQLPEEKEVSVLLKQISDSGLQSGLEILLWRPEAKKTSPDNLYVEIPVKVEVQTGYHNLGVFFSHISRLPRLVNISDIDLRVKEKKGKEGAGLIGATFTARTFASMSPEDVAEPKEEKAKGQKEQPKEKKE, encoded by the coding sequence ATGACAGCGACCAATATCATAAACAGGCTAAAAAATCTTTCATCACGCATGCAGCTTGTCATAGCGATACTGCCCTCTTTACTGCTGCTCATTTTATTTGTCTTCCTTGTGCTGCTCCCTAAAAACAGCGAAATAAAAATACTCGATACCAAACTTACGAAGCTGAACCAGGAAATACAGAGCAGCGAGGCAAAGGTCAAAAAGCTTGATATGCTGATAGCCGAAAATAAATTATTGAAGGCAAAGCTTGCAAAATTGCAGGAACAACTGCCTGAAGAAAAAGAGGTCTCCGTGCTGCTTAAACAGATATCCGATTCGGGACTGCAATCAGGACTTGAAATACTCTTGTGGAGACCGGAGGCAAAAAAGACAAGCCCCGATAACCTGTATGTCGAAATCCCGGTCAAAGTTGAGGTCCAGACAGGCTATCACAACCTCGGGGTATTTTTCAGCCATATCAGCCGGCTGCCGAGGCTTGTAAATATATCGGACATAGACCTTCGCGTTAAAGAAAAAAAGGGCAAGGAAGGCGCCGGTCTAATTGGCGCTACTTTTACGGCACGCACCTTCGCGTCCATGAGTCCTGAAGATGTAGCTGAGCCGAAAGAGGAAAAAGCAAAAGGACAAAAAGAGCAGCCGAAGGAGAAAAAAGAATAA
- the ftsE gene encoding cell division ATP-binding protein FtsE, which yields MILFDEVTKTYDKEVVFKNISFSMGRGEFAFLTGPSGAGKTTLLKLIYGAERPDAGQIVVSDWIVSKMKQNAIPSLRQNVGVVFQDFKLLDNKTVFDNIALALTIHKKHPHEIRERVNAVLREINLIHKANIFPPHLSGGEQQRVVVARAMVAKPIVLLADEPTGNLDDDNSEVVMKLFREINARGTTVLIATHNEGLFRKTGNRVFYINNKYIEKEMVA from the coding sequence ATGATATTATTTGACGAAGTAACAAAAACATACGATAAAGAAGTCGTCTTCAAAAATATTTCCTTTTCAATGGGAAGAGGAGAGTTCGCATTTCTTACGGGGCCGAGCGGGGCGGGAAAAACAACGCTGCTGAAACTCATTTACGGAGCGGAGCGCCCCGACGCCGGGCAGATTGTTGTCTCGGACTGGATAGTTAGCAAGATGAAACAAAACGCCATCCCGTCGCTGAGGCAAAATGTCGGGGTGGTTTTTCAGGACTTCAAGCTGCTGGACAACAAAACAGTGTTTGACAATATCGCCCTTGCATTGACCATTCACAAAAAACACCCCCATGAAATAAGAGAGCGCGTGAATGCGGTGTTGAGGGAGATAAACCTCATACACAAGGCAAACATTTTTCCCCCGCACCTTTCCGGGGGTGAACAACAGAGGGTCGTGGTTGCAAGGGCCATGGTGGCAAAGCCGATCGTCCTGCTTGCGGACGAACCCACGGGCAATCTCGACGACGACAATTCCGAGGTGGTCATGAAGCTTTTCAGGGAGATTAACGCAAGGGGCACAACAGTGCTTATCGCAACGCATAACGAGGGGCTCTTCCGCAAAACCGGGAACAGGGTTTTTTACATAAACAATAAATACATTGAGAAGGAGATGGTGGCGTGA
- the pilM gene encoding type IV pilus assembly protein PilM has protein sequence MIFGKKGIVGLDIGSKNIKAVQLKESKSGYQLERLGIAPLEPELIVDGSILDSSRVVGAIKGLISSTDINTRDVTLSVSGHSSVIIKRVSLTQMSEDELGESIKFEAEQYIPFDIEDVNLDFQILGPSGKENMMDVLIVAVKKEKINEYVTVVKDAGLNPVIVDVDAFALENMYELNYEIKENENVALVNIGAGMINMNILKGGSSVFTRDSAVGGNMHTEALQKEFTISYANAEKLKLEGSKEGISPEDMAAALTSASEDIISEISRSFDYFRDTTNYESINEIIISGGVALTAGFVSLLSERSGINVRVAEPFKSIRVPETFDKEYLKKVEPVIAIAVGLALRRVGDR, from the coding sequence ATGATTTTTGGCAAAAAAGGCATAGTGGGTCTTGATATCGGCTCCAAGAATATCAAGGCCGTGCAGCTTAAAGAGTCAAAAAGCGGTTACCAGCTTGAACGCCTGGGCATAGCCCCCCTCGAACCGGAATTAATAGTAGACGGTTCCATCCTCGACTCTTCCCGTGTTGTCGGGGCAATTAAAGGACTGATTTCAAGCACCGACATTAATACCAGGGACGTCACCCTCTCAGTATCAGGCCACTCATCCGTTATCATCAAAAGAGTATCGCTCACCCAGATGTCAGAGGATGAATTGGGCGAATCAATAAAATTTGAGGCGGAGCAGTACATCCCCTTTGATATTGAAGACGTCAATCTCGACTTCCAGATACTTGGCCCGTCAGGGAAAGAAAACATGATGGACGTCCTCATCGTCGCAGTCAAAAAAGAGAAGATAAACGAGTACGTCACTGTTGTAAAAGATGCCGGGCTTAACCCGGTGATCGTCGACGTTGACGCCTTTGCCCTTGAAAACATGTACGAGCTTAACTATGAAATCAAGGAAAACGAGAATGTCGCGCTCGTTAACATCGGGGCGGGCATGATCAATATGAACATACTCAAAGGCGGAAGTTCGGTTTTCACCAGAGACAGCGCAGTAGGCGGGAATATGCATACCGAGGCCTTGCAAAAGGAATTTACCATTTCTTACGCAAACGCCGAAAAGCTGAAACTGGAAGGCTCCAAAGAAGGTATCTCGCCGGAGGACATGGCAGCGGCCCTTACCTCGGCCTCGGAAGACATCATCTCGGAGATCTCCAGGTCGTTTGACTATTTCAGGGACACTACAAATTATGAGAGCATTAATGAAATAATCATCAGCGGAGGCGTGGCCCTGACCGCCGGTTTCGTTTCTCTGTTATCTGAAAGGTCGGGGATAAATGTCCGGGTTGCTGAACCGTTCAAAAGCATCCGTGTCCCTGAGACGTTTGATAAGGAATATTTAAAGAAAGTCGAGCCTGTTATCGCCATTGCCGTAGGCCTGGCATTAAGAAGGGTGGGAGACAGATAA